The following coding sequences are from one Brooklawnia cerclae window:
- a CDS encoding recombinase RecT, protein MTTIGNAVATRSEKQSATALITQYKQDFAQVLPSHINADTWVRVAQGALKKGRRDRDSGMFELEVAALNNPGAFLSSLLDASRLGLEPGTEEYYLTPRKVKGRLEILGIVGYQGLIELIYRAGAVSSVVAEVVYSDDTFSYQPGRDERPVHIIDWDAEDRGTLRLVYAYAVMKDGATSKVVVLNRHDISHIKSSSQGANSEYSPWQTNPAAMWLKSAVRQLAKWVPTSAEYRREQLRAAQDVIAENAGRTAPTRLEQQAAPHETAEGEYVDEVTGEVFTSKPVDAEVVEPSGGAMFPQESR, encoded by the coding sequence ATGACAACCATCGGCAACGCCGTCGCCACCCGCTCAGAGAAGCAGTCAGCGACAGCCCTTATCACGCAATACAAGCAGGATTTCGCCCAAGTCCTGCCCTCCCATATCAACGCCGACACGTGGGTCCGTGTCGCCCAGGGGGCACTCAAGAAGGGACGCCGCGACCGGGATTCTGGAATGTTCGAGCTGGAAGTCGCGGCCCTCAACAACCCCGGCGCGTTCCTGTCCAGCCTGCTGGACGCCTCACGCCTCGGCCTGGAACCCGGCACGGAGGAGTACTACCTGACACCCCGGAAAGTGAAGGGACGCCTGGAGATCCTCGGGATCGTCGGCTACCAAGGACTCATCGAGCTGATCTACCGGGCGGGTGCGGTATCCAGCGTGGTTGCCGAAGTCGTCTACAGCGACGACACGTTCAGCTACCAGCCGGGCCGTGACGAGCGACCCGTCCACATCATCGACTGGGACGCCGAGGACCGCGGCACGCTACGCCTCGTCTACGCCTACGCCGTCATGAAGGACGGCGCCACCAGCAAGGTGGTCGTCCTCAACAGGCACGACATCTCACACATCAAGTCCTCGTCGCAGGGGGCCAACTCGGAATACTCGCCGTGGCAGACCAACCCTGCCGCGATGTGGCTCAAGTCGGCGGTCCGGCAGCTCGCAAAGTGGGTCCCCACCTCAGCCGAGTATCGCCGCGAGCAGCTCCGCGCCGCCCAGGATGTCATCGCTGAGAACGCTGGCCGGACAGCGCCGACGCGGCTGGAGCAGCAGGCGGCGCCGCACGAGACAGCCGAAGGCGAGTACGTCGACGAGGTCACCGGAGAGGTCTTCACCTCAAAACCCGTCGACGCCGAAGTTGTCGAACCGAGCGGCGGAGCGATGTTCCCGCAGGAGTCCCGATGA
- a CDS encoding exonuclease domain-containing protein: MTWTGWRDSPIAGFDTETDSADPEDAHIITATVGIAEGRRWQTTSWILKPERPIPEQASRIHGVTTERATQEGQDRAEAIAEIAGHINAAWLAGASLVAFNASFDITILDRELRRLGLEPLKVDGMVIDPFVIDKGIDPFRRGSRKLADVCRHYDILLDNAHDAGADAHAAARLAWKLAPNLPVVPGDQAASADLGLDRQREWHQQQKLSLAKYFRTKKGDEQTAANIEAEAEAGWPLRTWSAQEGLVA; this comes from the coding sequence ATGACCTGGACAGGCTGGCGCGACTCCCCCATCGCGGGATTCGACACCGAGACCGACTCGGCGGACCCGGAGGACGCGCACATCATCACCGCCACCGTCGGAATCGCCGAGGGCAGGCGGTGGCAGACGACGAGCTGGATACTCAAGCCCGAACGCCCGATCCCCGAGCAAGCCTCACGCATCCACGGCGTCACCACCGAGCGGGCCACCCAGGAGGGCCAGGACCGCGCCGAGGCCATCGCCGAGATAGCCGGGCACATCAACGCGGCCTGGCTCGCCGGGGCCTCCCTCGTCGCCTTCAACGCATCCTTCGATATCACGATCCTGGACCGCGAACTCCGGCGGCTGGGGCTCGAACCGCTCAAGGTCGACGGGATGGTCATCGATCCGTTCGTCATCGACAAGGGCATCGATCCGTTCAGGCGAGGCTCCCGCAAGCTCGCCGACGTGTGCCGCCACTACGACATCCTGCTGGACAACGCCCACGACGCCGGAGCCGACGCACACGCCGCCGCCCGCCTCGCCTGGAAGCTCGCGCCCAACCTCCCGGTCGTGCCCGGCGACCAAGCCGCATCGGCTGACCTCGGCCTCGACCGTCAGCGGGAATGGCACCAGCAGCAGAAGCTCAGCCTCGCCAAGTACTTCCGCACCAAGAAGGGCGACGAGCAGACCGCCGCGAACATCGAGGCCGAAGCCGAAGCCGGATGGCCACTGCGGACGTGGAGCGCACAGGAAGGACTTGTCGCATGA